One segment of Campylobacter hominis ATCC BAA-381 DNA contains the following:
- the mobB gene encoding molybdopterin-guanine dinucleotide biosynthesis protein B, whose amino-acid sequence MKRLAVAFSGPSNSGKTTLIRKVAKNFIDLGYKVVIIKHDPKDKASFDVEGKDSFKFSEIGADVVVMSPKRTTYFCKEYMELSSVISMIAEFDYLLVEGLKTLPLPRISVFRDKIDESYLPFSNAIATDLNGDFGIKNFDINDYSGICEWINKNAKKV is encoded by the coding sequence ATGAAAAGACTTGCAGTTGCATTTTCAGGTCCGTCAAACAGCGGCAAAACCACTTTAATAAGAAAAGTAGCAAAAAACTTTATAGACTTAGGATACAAGGTTGTAATAATAAAACACGATCCAAAAGACAAAGCAAGTTTTGATGTCGAAGGAAAAGATAGTTTTAAATTTAGCGAAATCGGCGCTGATGTGGTTGTGATGAGTCCAAAAAGAACAACATATTTTTGTAAAGAATATATGGAGTTAAGCTCGGTTATTTCAATGATTGCGGAGTTTGATTATCTTCTGGTTGAAGGACTAAAAACGCTTCCACTTCCTAGAATTAGCGTATTTCGCGATAAAATAGATGAGAGTTATTTGCCGTTTTCAAATGCAATTGCTACTGATTTAAACGGTGATTTCGGTATAAAAAATTTCGATATAAATGATTATTCAGGCATTTGTGAATGGATAAATAAAAACGCAAAAAAAGTATAA
- a CDS encoding class 1 fructose-bisphosphatase produces MNEIFKTLQIIAKKISEEVKYADFGYTNHQNSTGDTQLKLDVKSDSIIEAEFRKISSVKSLVSEEKEDELVLNENAKFIIAYDPLDGSSLVDVNFAVGSIFGIYENEIKAENLKAAAYIIYGPRLEMVFTDGNAPKFYRLQKDGNFAFINELKLENKGKLNATGATQKNWSQTHRNFIRSLFDEGYRLRYSGAMVADLHQILMKKGGIFSYPATSDHPNGKLRVSFEVLPFAFIYEKAGGATSDGKSQSLFSIKISKIHQTTPCFFGSKYEIERLHEIYG; encoded by the coding sequence ATGAATGAAATATTTAAAACACTGCAAATAATAGCTAAAAAAATCTCCGAAGAAGTAAAATATGCGGATTTCGGCTACACAAATCATCAAAACTCGACAGGCGATACGCAACTTAAACTGGATGTAAAGAGTGACTCGATTATAGAAGCCGAATTTCGTAAAATTTCAAGTGTAAAATCTCTTGTCAGCGAAGAAAAAGAAGATGAACTTGTGCTTAACGAAAACGCTAAGTTTATCATAGCTTATGATCCGCTTGACGGCTCATCTTTGGTCGATGTAAATTTTGCCGTAGGCTCTATTTTCGGAATTTATGAAAACGAAATCAAAGCTGAAAATTTAAAGGCTGCAGCTTATATAATATACGGTCCGCGCCTTGAAATGGTATTTACAGACGGAAATGCACCGAAATTTTACAGACTTCAAAAAGACGGAAATTTTGCATTTATAAATGAACTTAAATTGGAAAATAAAGGCAAATTAAATGCAACCGGAGCGACTCAAAAAAATTGGAGTCAAACTCATAGAAATTTTATAAGAAGTCTTTTTGATGAAGGATACAGACTAAGATATTCAGGTGCAATGGTGGCGGATTTACATCAAATTTTAATGAAAAAAGGCGGGATTTTCAGTTATCCGGCCACAAGCGATCATCCAAACGGCAAACTTCGTGTAAGTTTTGAAGTTTTACCTTTCGCATTTATTTATGAAAAAGCCGGCGGCGCCACAAGCGACGGTAAATCACAAAGTTTATTCAGCATTAAAATTTCAAAAATTCATCAGACAACACCTTGCTTTTTTGGCTCAAAATATGAAATAGAAAGGCTGCACGAAATTTATGGATAA